A single genomic interval of Rosistilla ulvae harbors:
- a CDS encoding peroxidase family protein: MQKSPTATAKQRSWIERAVALLPRSTRPGKHDSLAADQHGFCVETMEPLIVLSASSLCGASISELVHPAEPPSHDCQPVAEVADCKPSAASCDVDLSPCNPTESTDSPNVTHDDLFDPLPPHASEDQTPRDDHAPGSKLASRLVQDIEALLRDFKHELSDSGTTNNIQLVLAPTININGDNNQFTLNLTVDLSGVQITQTDGQYGNPAMPTTPSDPPIVDDPIVDFHDDFRTIDGTQNNLHHDSGFGATGSQLLRLAPADYGDDYNTPAGSDRPSVRTISNLVNDQVTDLPNDRDITDFLWVWGQFIDHDIDLSEADSGESFPIAIPQGDPFFDPYGTGTAQMPFDRSGYDLDADGVRQQYNSLTSYIDASQIYGSDAETETRLRSFAGGQLTMPDQLLPMETDEHGQLGFYSGDVRVGENIALTSMHTLFSREHNRIAAELAATEYQGRDLSDTAVDEEIFQRARAIVGAELQHITYNEFLPTLLGENALDAYAGYDAMVDPSIATEFSTAAFRFGHTTLSPELLRLDPDGNEIAAGNVSLRDAFFSADTLLESGIAPILQGAAAQVSQTIDPYVIDDVRNFLFGEPGQGGMDLASLNIQRGRDHGLSSYNDTREALGLGRIDCFEQISSDAEVVTRLQSAYESVDHIDLWVGGLSEDHVADGNLGETFHTIIVDQFERLRDGDRYWYENALSATDLGMVKDTQLSDIIRRNTTADTVQDNVFVLPASGTTYA, from the coding sequence ATGCAAAAATCTCCAACCGCCACGGCGAAACAGCGCTCATGGATCGAACGTGCGGTCGCGCTGCTCCCTCGATCCACCCGACCCGGCAAACACGATAGCCTCGCTGCCGACCAACACGGCTTTTGCGTCGAGACGATGGAACCACTGATCGTGCTCTCGGCCAGCAGCCTCTGCGGGGCATCGATTTCCGAATTGGTTCACCCCGCCGAACCGCCGAGCCACGACTGCCAACCGGTTGCGGAAGTTGCGGACTGCAAACCAAGCGCTGCCAGTTGCGACGTGGACCTTTCACCGTGCAACCCGACTGAATCAACAGACAGTCCCAACGTCACGCACGACGATCTATTTGATCCGCTGCCGCCGCACGCAAGCGAAGACCAAACGCCGCGCGACGATCACGCCCCCGGCAGCAAGCTGGCAAGCCGGTTAGTGCAAGATATCGAAGCGCTGCTGCGAGATTTCAAACATGAGCTGAGCGACTCGGGGACCACAAACAACATCCAACTGGTCCTGGCGCCAACGATCAACATCAATGGCGACAACAACCAATTTACGCTCAACCTAACCGTTGACCTTTCGGGCGTGCAGATAACGCAAACCGATGGCCAGTATGGCAACCCGGCGATGCCAACAACTCCATCGGATCCCCCGATCGTCGATGATCCGATCGTCGACTTCCACGATGACTTCCGCACGATCGATGGAACTCAGAACAACCTGCATCACGACAGTGGCTTTGGAGCGACAGGCAGCCAACTGCTTCGGCTCGCCCCGGCCGACTACGGCGACGACTACAACACACCTGCCGGATCGGATCGTCCCAGCGTACGAACGATCAGCAATCTGGTGAACGACCAGGTGACGGATCTGCCCAACGATCGTGACATCACCGACTTCCTGTGGGTCTGGGGCCAGTTCATCGATCACGACATCGACCTGAGCGAAGCGGACTCGGGGGAATCGTTCCCGATTGCGATCCCGCAAGGCGATCCGTTTTTTGATCCCTATGGCACCGGCACCGCACAGATGCCTTTCGATCGTTCGGGATATGACCTGGATGCCGATGGCGTACGGCAGCAATACAATTCGTTAACGTCGTACATCGATGCGTCGCAGATCTACGGTTCCGATGCGGAAACCGAGACGCGGCTGCGAAGCTTTGCGGGAGGTCAATTGACCATGCCCGACCAGTTGCTGCCGATGGAAACCGACGAGCATGGCCAGCTGGGGTTCTATTCAGGCGATGTCCGCGTCGGTGAGAACATCGCATTGACCTCGATGCATACATTGTTCTCACGTGAACACAACCGGATCGCTGCGGAACTGGCGGCCACCGAATATCAAGGTCGCGATCTGAGTGACACTGCGGTCGACGAAGAGATCTTTCAACGAGCCCGTGCGATCGTTGGGGCTGAATTGCAACACATCACCTACAACGAATTCCTCCCCACGCTGCTTGGCGAAAACGCCTTAGACGCCTACGCGGGCTACGACGCGATGGTCGATCCATCGATCGCCACCGAGTTCTCGACTGCCGCGTTCCGGTTTGGGCACACGACACTATCGCCGGAACTGCTGCGTTTGGATCCGGACGGCAATGAGATCGCCGCGGGGAACGTCTCTCTGCGAGACGCATTCTTCTCTGCCGACACGCTGTTGGAAAGCGGCATCGCCCCCATCCTGCAAGGCGCCGCGGCTCAGGTAAGCCAGACGATCGATCCGTATGTGATCGACGACGTCCGCAACTTCCTTTTCGGTGAACCCGGGCAAGGAGGCATGGACTTGGCTTCGCTCAATATCCAACGCGGGCGCGATCACGGGCTGTCCAGTTACAACGACACCCGGGAAGCGCTGGGGCTAGGACGGATCGACTGTTTCGAACAGATCAGCAGCGACGCCGAAGTAGTCACCCGACTGCAATCGGCTTACGAAAGTGTCGACCACATCGATCTATGGGTTGGTGGACTGTCGGAAGATCATGTCGCCGACGGGAACCTCGGCGAGACCTTCCACACCATCATCGTCGACCAATTCGAACGCTTACGTGACGGCGATCGTTATTGGTATGAAAACGCTTTGTCGGCCACCGATCTGGGCATGGTGAAAGATACTCAACTTAGCGATATCATCCGCCGCAACACCACGGCCGACACGGTGCAGGACAACGTCTTCGTGTTGCCCGCCAGCGGTACCACGTACGCGTAG
- a CDS encoding sulfatase family protein — translation MRSRFTTGGLCFLLGLCCSLSTANETPDLPVLGKRDGAKPRNVVFILTDDHRYDAMGFMGHPFLETPHLDSIASQGVHLKNAFVTTSLCSPSRASILTGLYTHKHRVIDNNRTVPAGTRFFPQYLQQADYSTAFVGKWHMGGEHDDPRPGFDHWISFRGQGNYLAPNPKYTLNVNGKRVKQKGYITDELTDYAIDWLKQQQGSEQPFFLYLSHKAVHSNFTPAERHAGRYADADLSFLPRGKEISAANNAPRWVRDQRNSWHGIDFSYHSDNGLDYLYRRYCESVLAVDDSVGRVMDQLKAMGLYDSTLVIYMGDNGFMWGEHGLIDKRVAYEESIRVPMVMQCPDLYEGGKVVDSVIGNIDVGPTILHAAGLETPEYMDGQSFLELPNKPEMDWRKYFLYVYYWEKNFPQSPTQFALRGDQYKYITYYGLWDVDELYDLKADPGETKNLINDPAMRSVAKAMENRLYEMLGDAGGMDIPMNQPRGRSQNKRWAERGGNDAADFPAAIVVDQPLNREAK, via the coding sequence ATGCGCTCGCGTTTTACTACCGGTGGCTTGTGCTTTCTATTGGGGCTGTGCTGTTCATTGTCGACAGCAAACGAGACGCCCGACCTGCCGGTGCTGGGCAAACGCGACGGGGCCAAACCTCGCAATGTCGTATTCATCTTGACCGACGACCATCGCTACGACGCGATGGGTTTCATGGGGCATCCGTTTCTCGAGACGCCGCACCTGGATTCGATTGCATCCCAAGGCGTCCATCTAAAAAATGCGTTTGTGACGACCTCGCTGTGCTCCCCCAGCCGAGCTTCGATCCTGACCGGCTTGTACACGCACAAGCATCGCGTGATCGACAACAACCGAACCGTCCCGGCGGGAACTCGATTCTTTCCGCAATATCTACAGCAAGCCGATTATTCGACAGCCTTTGTCGGCAAGTGGCACATGGGTGGCGAACACGATGATCCGCGACCAGGTTTCGATCATTGGATCAGCTTTCGCGGTCAAGGAAACTACCTGGCTCCCAACCCCAAATACACGCTGAACGTCAACGGCAAACGGGTCAAACAGAAAGGCTACATCACCGACGAACTTACCGATTACGCAATCGATTGGCTGAAGCAACAACAGGGTTCCGAACAGCCCTTCTTTTTGTATCTGTCGCATAAAGCAGTCCATTCGAACTTCACTCCCGCGGAACGACATGCCGGGCGATATGCTGATGCAGACCTGAGTTTCTTGCCGCGAGGAAAAGAGATTTCGGCGGCGAACAACGCGCCGCGTTGGGTCCGCGATCAACGCAACAGCTGGCACGGAATCGACTTCTCCTACCACAGCGACAACGGATTGGACTACCTGTACCGCCGTTATTGCGAATCGGTCCTGGCAGTCGACGACAGCGTCGGCCGCGTTATGGACCAACTGAAGGCGATGGGACTGTACGACTCAACGCTGGTGATCTACATGGGGGACAACGGTTTCATGTGGGGCGAACACGGCTTGATCGACAAACGCGTCGCCTATGAAGAATCGATCCGCGTCCCGATGGTGATGCAATGTCCCGATCTCTATGAAGGTGGGAAGGTCGTCGATTCGGTGATCGGCAACATCGATGTCGGGCCGACGATCCTGCATGCCGCCGGACTGGAGACGCCGGAATACATGGACGGCCAGAGTTTCCTCGAACTGCCGAACAAGCCCGAGATGGATTGGCGAAAGTACTTCTTGTACGTCTACTACTGGGAAAAGAACTTTCCCCAATCGCCGACTCAATTTGCGTTGCGGGGCGACCAATACAAATACATCACCTATTACGGATTGTGGGATGTCGACGAACTGTACGACCTGAAAGCCGATCCGGGAGAAACCAAGAACCTGATCAACGATCCCGCGATGCGATCGGTCGCCAAGGCGATGGAGAATCGCTTGTATGAGATGCTGGGCGATGCTGGCGGAATGGACATCCCGATGAACCAGCCGCGTGGCCGTTCGCAAAACAAACGCTGGGCGGAACGGGGCGGAAACGACGCAGCCGATTTCCCCGCAGCGATCGTCGTCGATCAGCCGCTCAATCGCGAAGCGAAGTGA
- a CDS encoding DUF1501 domain-containing protein, with protein MFKCQGNAISRRGFVAAGALGGLGLSLPQLLSMQQARADLKHYDFIEAKAQSVIHIFLPGGIAQQESFDPKPYSPIEFRGEMKTVKTNTGEVFSESMKEVAGIADKVCVIRSMTHGEAAHERGTHNMFTGYKPSPALIFPSFGSVVSHEYGPRNNLPPYVCIPNQPNEFAGSGYLSSSYGPFALGADPASKNFKVRDLDLYKGADGERFARRQSALEVINQKFGSLTNADNVGAMSTFYDRAYSLLGSEEAKTAFDLDKEDAKMKAAYGENTAGMRMLMARRLVEAGCRLVTLTYGGWDMHSNLTAGMKRSTPPLDHALTQLINDLEQRGMLDSTLVMVTTEFGRTPKINKDAGRDHYPKVFSVMLAGGGIKGGTVYGASNATASEPEFDPVTPEDLATTMYHQLGIVADKELMAPGDRPIEIIDGGKVIKDILA; from the coding sequence ATGTTTAAGTGTCAAGGTAACGCAATCAGTCGACGTGGATTTGTCGCCGCAGGAGCCTTGGGAGGTTTGGGGCTGTCGCTGCCACAACTGCTCTCGATGCAACAAGCTCGCGCTGATCTGAAGCACTACGATTTCATCGAAGCCAAAGCGCAAAGCGTGATCCACATCTTCTTGCCTGGTGGTATCGCCCAACAAGAGTCGTTCGATCCCAAGCCATACAGCCCGATCGAATTTCGCGGTGAGATGAAGACCGTGAAGACCAACACGGGCGAAGTCTTCTCCGAATCGATGAAGGAAGTCGCTGGCATCGCGGACAAAGTCTGCGTCATCCGTTCGATGACTCACGGCGAAGCAGCTCACGAACGTGGCACGCACAACATGTTCACCGGCTACAAGCCCAGCCCGGCTTTGATCTTCCCAAGCTTTGGAAGCGTCGTCAGCCACGAATACGGTCCTCGCAACAATTTGCCACCGTACGTTTGCATCCCCAACCAGCCCAACGAATTTGCAGGTAGCGGATACCTCAGCAGCTCGTACGGCCCGTTTGCACTAGGTGCCGATCCGGCGTCGAAGAACTTCAAGGTTCGCGACCTGGACCTCTACAAGGGTGCTGATGGGGAACGCTTCGCACGTCGCCAATCGGCGCTGGAAGTTATCAACCAAAAGTTTGGCTCGTTGACCAACGCCGACAACGTCGGTGCGATGAGCACCTTCTACGACCGCGCCTACAGCCTGTTGGGCAGCGAAGAAGCCAAGACCGCGTTTGACTTGGACAAAGAAGATGCCAAGATGAAAGCGGCCTACGGCGAAAACACCGCTGGCATGCGGATGCTGATGGCTCGTCGCCTGGTCGAAGCGGGCTGTCGCTTGGTCACGCTAACCTATGGCGGTTGGGACATGCACTCCAACCTCACTGCCGGAATGAAACGCTCGACGCCGCCACTGGATCACGCGTTGACCCAATTGATCAATGACTTGGAACAGCGTGGCATGCTCGATTCGACGCTTGTCATGGTGACGACCGAATTCGGCCGCACACCTAAGATCAACAAGGATGCTGGCCGCGATCACTATCCAAAGGTCTTCAGCGTGATGTTGGCTGGTGGTGGTATCAAGGGCGGCACGGTCTACGGAGCGTCCAACGCAACCGCGTCGGAACCTGAATTCGATCCTGTGACTCCCGAAGATCTGGCGACCACAATGTATCACCAATTGGGCATCGTCGCCGACAAGGAATTGATGGCTCCCGGCGACCGTCCGATCGAGATCATCGATGGTGGCAAGGTCATCAAGGATATTTTGGCTTAG
- a CDS encoding sensor histidine kinase has translation MLRALWKALLIAGLIGLLLGGVTIASVPLEYRSQLAIRFAVAYGVIATLVSIWLVQRSTRHTKAESELMWWANDLANGDLASRVRTPMFSGEQAQLLQHLNRLQESTRGQIEQLQADRRRSFMVLAHMVEGIVAIDDERRVLLVNEAACRFLKLNKETTVGRKLLEVIRVPEVTNLVNQTLSTNEDSEVELQSTDMRQLLVKSSTLPSESRRGVLLTIHDQTQLKQLEAMRREFVANVSHELKTPLAAVKGYAETLQLGAIDDKEIAPHFVDQILSQADRLERLIADMMHLARAQDRSQPAAPVDVLVFPVIQECCETYQPVAAQKEIELILEPFDEACTILGEREALLTVVNNLVGNALRYTQVGGHVRVSCQPEEEQVSIAVTDDGLGIPHEDQERIFERFYRVEKARDQQYGGTGLGLAIVKNIVQSFGGSMRLQSKPGKGSTFEAVLPCSPAAVSLQTAKSG, from the coding sequence ATGCTGCGTGCGCTGTGGAAGGCATTGTTGATTGCTGGGCTGATCGGTTTGCTGCTGGGCGGAGTCACGATCGCATCGGTACCGCTGGAGTATCGCAGCCAGCTGGCAATCCGCTTTGCTGTCGCTTATGGCGTGATCGCTACCTTGGTTTCGATCTGGCTGGTTCAGCGGTCGACGCGGCACACGAAGGCCGAAAGCGAACTGATGTGGTGGGCCAACGACTTGGCCAACGGAGACTTGGCGTCGCGTGTGCGGACTCCCATGTTCAGCGGCGAACAAGCTCAACTGCTGCAACACCTCAATCGACTGCAAGAGTCGACGCGCGGCCAGATCGAACAATTGCAAGCCGATCGCCGCCGCAGTTTTATGGTGTTGGCTCACATGGTCGAAGGGATCGTCGCGATCGACGACGAACGCCGTGTTCTGCTGGTCAACGAAGCCGCTTGCCGTTTCTTGAAACTGAACAAAGAAACCACCGTCGGCCGCAAGTTGTTGGAAGTGATCCGGGTGCCGGAAGTCACCAATCTGGTCAACCAGACATTAAGCACCAACGAAGATTCCGAGGTCGAACTTCAATCGACCGACATGCGACAACTGTTGGTCAAATCGAGCACATTGCCATCGGAATCGCGGCGTGGTGTCCTGTTGACGATTCACGACCAAACGCAGCTCAAGCAGCTCGAAGCGATGCGGCGCGAGTTCGTCGCCAACGTATCGCATGAACTGAAGACTCCTTTGGCGGCGGTAAAAGGTTACGCCGAGACGTTGCAATTAGGTGCGATCGACGACAAAGAAATCGCGCCTCATTTCGTCGACCAAATCCTCTCGCAAGCCGATCGACTGGAACGCTTGATCGCCGACATGATGCATCTGGCCCGAGCTCAAGACCGCTCGCAACCCGCCGCCCCCGTCGACGTGCTGGTCTTCCCGGTGATCCAGGAATGCTGCGAAACCTACCAACCGGTCGCCGCCCAGAAGGAGATCGAACTGATTTTGGAACCGTTCGATGAAGCGTGCACGATCTTGGGCGAACGCGAAGCGCTGCTAACGGTCGTCAACAATTTGGTCGGCAACGCCCTGCGATACACTCAGGTTGGTGGTCACGTTCGCGTCAGCTGTCAGCCCGAAGAGGAACAGGTTTCGATCGCGGTGACCGATGATGGCCTGGGAATTCCCCACGAGGATCAGGAACGGATTTTCGAGCGGTTCTATCGCGTCGAAAAAGCTCGCGACCAGCAATACGGCGGCACCGGGCTCGGATTGGCGATCGTCAAGAACATCGTTCAGTCGTTTGGCGGTTCGATGCGGCTGCAAAGCAAACCGGGAAAAGGTTCGACTTTCGAAGCCGTCCTCCCCTGCTCCCCCGCGGCCGTCTCGTTGCAGACCGCGAAGTCCGGCTAA
- a CDS encoding DUF4129 domain-containing protein: MVQRRDKTTIDYIVIALNPALIVTMIASLVYFLTLCMYRGDFIARINYILFLFIVAAVGIARIAIEEGRGRAMAFALGLGAATLLSTMRFVGEGMLMVVGLLTVIWYLADRITIDCTLIDEQSDASGEGLMQGGLFGGAAKQESDVSLDGTTQSLTDRRDNDQAATGTNDPQRPRGKKRGHRPGMWILYLAFAAIPLYGLGQVLLPGDTATRDSALRSLAIYLASSLLLLVTTSFLGMRRYLRQRGVDMPAGISIRWLGFGAALVAGLLMLCFLLPKPGQLLASLELPSSVSSPEGLQSNKQGWGDEGVEKGKPENARGGEGEQGSGGEKPGGDKSGGEKSGGEKSGGEKSGGEKSGGEKSGGEKSGGEKSGGEKSGGEKSGGEKSGGEKSGGEKSGGEKSGGEKSGGEKSGGEKSGGEKSGGEKSGGEKTDDEKSESGGESADDSKAASDGSDPKSESDAGEPRDQQGNSASEPPPPPPSEGWKMPDILSKLSGLLRFLIFALLAGIVAFYAMRHWDEIVGWLRELFGGWGGNGAVEPPVEAARTIVPPAPPRPFSAYANPLDDASISMERAVVVSFNALNAWAREHDCPRPEQLTPTEFTQLLGGRFPEQARNIMLTAEMYNVVVYGNRNVNPAHRKTLQSLWSFMQQPASRPAARSGPPKVNR; the protein is encoded by the coding sequence ATGGTTCAACGACGCGACAAGACGACGATCGATTACATCGTGATCGCACTCAACCCTGCGTTGATCGTGACGATGATCGCCAGCCTCGTTTACTTCCTCACGCTGTGCATGTATCGCGGCGATTTTATTGCCCGGATCAACTACATCCTGTTCCTGTTTATCGTGGCAGCCGTCGGGATCGCGCGGATCGCGATCGAAGAGGGACGCGGCCGAGCGATGGCGTTTGCGTTGGGTCTGGGAGCCGCGACGCTGCTGTCGACGATGCGTTTCGTCGGCGAAGGGATGCTGATGGTCGTGGGCCTGCTGACCGTGATCTGGTACCTGGCCGATCGAATCACGATCGATTGCACGTTGATCGACGAACAATCCGATGCCAGCGGCGAGGGGCTGATGCAGGGCGGTCTGTTCGGTGGTGCCGCCAAACAGGAGAGCGACGTCTCGTTGGATGGCACGACACAAAGCTTGACCGATCGCCGCGATAACGATCAAGCCGCCACCGGCACCAACGATCCGCAGCGGCCCCGCGGAAAGAAGCGTGGCCACCGACCGGGGATGTGGATTTTGTACCTAGCGTTCGCCGCGATCCCACTGTACGGACTTGGCCAAGTTCTGTTGCCCGGCGACACCGCAACGCGCGATTCAGCGTTGAGAAGCTTGGCGATCTATCTTGCCAGCTCGCTCTTGCTGTTGGTCACAACCAGCTTCTTGGGGATGCGTCGCTATCTGCGGCAGCGTGGAGTCGACATGCCGGCCGGCATCAGCATCCGCTGGCTAGGATTTGGAGCCGCCTTGGTCGCCGGCCTGCTGATGCTCTGCTTCCTACTGCCTAAACCCGGCCAACTGCTGGCATCCCTGGAACTCCCCTCCTCGGTCAGCTCGCCCGAAGGACTGCAATCGAACAAGCAGGGCTGGGGCGACGAAGGAGTCGAGAAGGGAAAGCCGGAAAATGCAAGAGGAGGCGAAGGAGAGCAGGGTAGCGGCGGCGAGAAGCCTGGCGGTGACAAGTCCGGCGGCGAGAAGTCCGGTGGCGAGAAGTCCGGTGGCGAGAAGTCCGGTGGCGAGAAGTCCGGTGGCGAGAAGTCCGGTGGTGAGAAGTCCGGCGGTGAGAAGTCCGGCGGTGAGAAGTCCGGCGGTGAGAAGTCCGGTGGCGAGAAGTCCGGCGGTGAGAAGTCCGGTGGCGAGAAGTCCGGTGGCGAGAAGTCCGGTGGCGAGAAGTCCGGTGGCGAGAAGTCCGGTGGCGAGAAGTCCGGTGGTGAGAAGTCCGGTGGTGAGAAGTCTGGCGGTGAGAAAACTGATGACGAGAAGTCGGAATCCGGCGGCGAGTCGGCCGACGATTCGAAGGCGGCTTCCGATGGCAGCGATCCGAAATCGGAATCGGACGCTGGCGAGCCTCGCGATCAGCAAGGGAACTCCGCTTCGGAACCTCCTCCCCCGCCGCCAAGCGAGGGTTGGAAGATGCCCGACATTTTGTCGAAGCTCTCGGGCCTGTTGCGTTTCCTCATCTTCGCCCTCCTGGCCGGGATCGTCGCCTTTTACGCAATGCGTCACTGGGACGAGATCGTCGGCTGGCTGCGGGAACTATTTGGCGGCTGGGGAGGAAACGGTGCGGTCGAACCACCAGTGGAAGCGGCAAGGACGATTGTCCCTCCGGCTCCGCCACGTCCCTTTTCGGCTTATGCCAACCCGTTGGACGATGCCTCGATCTCGATGGAGCGAGCCGTTGTGGTCTCCTTCAATGCGTTAAACGCTTGGGCTCGAGAGCACGATTGTCCGCGCCCCGAACAGTTGACTCCGACCGAGTTCACGCAGTTGTTAGGAGGGCGTTTCCCGGAACAAGCCCGCAACATCATGCTGACGGCAGAGATGTACAACGTGGTCGTCTACGGGAATCGGAACGTCAACCCGGCGCATCGCAAGACGCTGCAATCGCTCTGGTCGTTCATGCAGCAACCGGCGTCACGCCCGGCCGCGCGGTCCGGCCCTCCAAAAGTTAACCGATAA
- a CDS encoding L-threonylcarbamoyladenylate synthase: MTVSPNMRSVAATDRSIEAACEYLAAGELVGVPTETVYGLAANALDESAVRKIFAAKGRPDNNPLIVHLPDVAAMRQVVRWPLDPVVMDQFEAIADLWPGPLTIVLPRSERLPDAVTAGQATVAVRIPSHPVMQQLLRRSGLPLAAPSANRSKYVSPTTAQHVVDGLGDRVSMVLDGGACTIGLESTIVALGEQPRLLRPGAITAETLATRWNIPVESLLPVDQRPVVLEAPGMMLQHYSPRTPLLFADPSASVPAGRVGRIAFEPLSPEESKTFAVVRVLSDTGDLNRVGQHLFAAMRELDAMGLDAIVTDTCAAEGVGRAIMDRLKRAACRE, encoded by the coding sequence ATGACAGTCTCCCCCAACATGCGATCGGTCGCGGCAACCGATCGATCGATTGAAGCGGCATGTGAGTATCTAGCCGCAGGCGAACTCGTCGGCGTGCCGACGGAGACTGTCTATGGATTGGCGGCCAACGCGTTGGACGAATCGGCGGTTCGCAAGATCTTCGCCGCCAAGGGGCGTCCAGACAACAATCCGTTAATCGTCCATCTGCCCGATGTCGCGGCGATGCGACAAGTCGTCCGCTGGCCCTTGGATCCGGTCGTGATGGATCAATTCGAAGCGATCGCCGACCTCTGGCCAGGGCCGCTGACGATTGTGCTGCCCCGATCCGAACGCTTGCCCGACGCGGTCACTGCGGGGCAAGCGACCGTGGCGGTTCGGATCCCCAGTCATCCCGTGATGCAACAATTGCTTCGGCGCAGCGGGCTGCCGCTGGCGGCTCCCAGTGCGAACCGATCGAAATACGTCAGCCCCACGACGGCGCAACATGTTGTCGATGGATTGGGCGATCGCGTCTCGATGGTATTGGATGGCGGAGCTTGCACGATTGGATTGGAATCGACGATCGTGGCATTGGGGGAACAACCGCGGTTGCTGCGGCCGGGGGCGATCACGGCGGAGACGCTTGCCACGCGATGGAACATTCCCGTCGAATCGCTGCTGCCGGTCGACCAGCGTCCCGTCGTCTTGGAGGCGCCTGGCATGATGCTTCAGCACTATTCGCCTCGAACGCCGCTGTTGTTTGCCGATCCATCCGCCTCGGTTCCCGCTGGCCGCGTGGGGCGGATCGCATTTGAGCCGCTGTCGCCCGAAGAAAGTAAAACCTTTGCCGTCGTCCGAGTGCTCAGCGACACGGGGGATTTGAATCGCGTCGGCCAACACTTGTTTGCCGCGATGCGGGAACTCGACGCGATGGGGCTCGATGCGATCGTGACCGATACCTGTGCGGCTGAAGGAGTCGGCCGCGCGATCATGGATCGACTGAAACGGGCCGCCTGTCGCGAATAA